A stretch of Flavobacterium sp. N2270 DNA encodes these proteins:
- a CDS encoding PD-(D/E)XK nuclease family protein, whose translation MNETTFLDQLANQIIIDFQHKLNNIRIVLPNKRAKVFLLQCLKNKLTTTVFAPKIISIEDLVQDISGIRSIDSIELLFEFYDVYLKITPKDQQQSFELFSNWAKTLLQDFNEIDRYLIQPKKVFSYLKEIEALKRWDLVPVQKTSLIDNHLDFWNKLPLYYEIFYKHLLNKKSGYQGLIYREAYKKCKSFAEKLGDEIIVFAGFNALNQAEEKIVQHLLYTNQAKIYWDIDDTFLKDPFHDAGLFIRRFKQNWKSYSSQPFEWITNCFQDEKNIQIIGTPKSVGQAKIAGNIIEKLSINGANINKTALVLGDENLLIPILYGLPNTIESLNITMGYSGKNNPAQILITKLFKLHTNAINRNEKSYTLYYKDVLEVLNHPLVESYVKVSELISVINDNNFTFFSHDTLIRLYNEKYPNLNNTFFDLLFNKWNSNCDEVLKTLSLILLQIKEHLSNDVEEEKVSKTFVYAIYKVINKLISYQEKYGRIDSIETLQVIYKQILDLAEVSFEGEPLSGLQIMGVLESRVLDFENVIITSVNEGKFPSGKSQNSFIPFDVKRELELPTYKEKDAIYSYHFYHLLMRAKNIYLLYNTDNEGIDAGEKSRFLTQLEIEKQPKHTLTHEIYNAVLPKTAYEVMEIEKTEKVLERLKEIATIKGFSPSSLTSYIRNPMQFYFQRVLRINEADEVEESIAVNTLGTIIHEALEELYEPFVGVYLSEHHVDVMLSKIEEVTLRQFKLIYKEGEIKKGKNLLAFEVAKRNIYNFLNSEKKAIQDKDAIKVICLEAPLDVTIEHEDLPYPVKIAGKVDRIEERNGSIRIIDYKSGKVEQRNLRINDFDGLTANLKNEKVIQLLCYAMMFQNSEMFQNQDIQAGIISFKNMKEGFMPFGLGKGKNAITEINLETIEEFKIELVHLILEILNKEIPFKETL comes from the coding sequence ATGAATGAAACAACTTTTTTAGACCAGTTAGCAAATCAAATAATAATTGATTTTCAGCATAAATTAAATAATATTCGAATTGTTTTGCCTAATAAAAGAGCGAAAGTTTTTTTATTGCAGTGTCTAAAAAATAAATTAACTACAACAGTATTTGCTCCTAAAATTATAAGTATTGAAGATCTTGTTCAAGATATTTCAGGTATTCGTTCAATAGACTCAATTGAACTGTTGTTTGAGTTTTACGATGTTTATTTAAAAATTACTCCAAAAGACCAGCAACAGTCATTTGAATTATTTTCTAATTGGGCCAAAACATTGCTACAAGATTTTAATGAAATTGACCGCTACTTAATTCAGCCAAAAAAAGTTTTCTCTTATTTAAAAGAAATTGAAGCTCTTAAAAGATGGGATCTAGTGCCTGTTCAAAAAACGTCCTTAATAGATAATCACCTTGACTTTTGGAATAAACTCCCACTTTATTATGAAATATTTTACAAGCATCTTTTAAATAAAAAATCGGGATATCAAGGATTAATTTATAGAGAAGCATATAAAAAATGTAAATCATTTGCTGAGAAACTTGGTGATGAAATTATTGTATTTGCTGGTTTCAATGCATTGAATCAAGCGGAAGAAAAAATAGTTCAACATTTATTATATACAAATCAAGCAAAAATTTATTGGGATATCGATGATACCTTTTTAAAAGATCCTTTTCATGATGCAGGTTTGTTTATAAGACGTTTTAAACAAAACTGGAAAAGTTACTCTTCACAACCATTTGAATGGATAACGAATTGTTTTCAAGATGAGAAAAATATTCAAATCATTGGAACGCCAAAATCAGTTGGACAAGCAAAAATTGCAGGAAATATAATTGAAAAATTATCTATTAACGGCGCAAACATTAACAAAACCGCTTTGGTTTTAGGTGATGAAAATTTATTAATTCCTATTCTTTACGGATTGCCAAATACAATTGAGAGTTTGAATATTACGATGGGTTATTCGGGTAAAAATAATCCTGCTCAAATTTTAATTACTAAATTGTTTAAGTTGCATACAAATGCAATAAACAGAAACGAAAAATCTTACACGCTTTACTATAAAGATGTTTTAGAAGTTTTAAATCATCCGTTAGTTGAATCTTATGTTAAGGTTTCAGAGCTTATTTCGGTTATCAATGATAATAACTTCACGTTCTTTTCTCACGACACTTTAATAAGACTTTATAATGAGAAATATCCCAATTTAAATAATACTTTTTTTGACTTATTGTTTAATAAGTGGAATTCAAATTGCGATGAAGTTTTAAAAACACTATCACTAATTTTACTTCAAATAAAAGAACATTTAAGTAATGATGTTGAAGAAGAAAAAGTGTCTAAAACATTTGTTTATGCGATTTATAAAGTCATTAATAAGTTAATCAGTTACCAAGAAAAATACGGTAGAATTGATTCAATTGAAACTTTACAAGTTATTTACAAACAAATTTTAGATTTAGCCGAAGTTTCTTTCGAAGGCGAACCATTATCAGGTTTGCAAATTATGGGTGTTTTAGAGAGTAGGGTTTTAGATTTTGAAAACGTAATTATAACCTCTGTAAACGAAGGTAAGTTTCCATCAGGTAAATCACAAAATTCATTTATTCCTTTCGACGTAAAAAGAGAATTAGAGTTGCCAACATATAAAGAAAAAGATGCTATTTACAGCTACCATTTCTATCATTTGTTGATGCGAGCAAAAAATATTTATTTACTTTATAATACCGATAATGAAGGAATAGATGCTGGTGAAAAAAGTAGATTCTTAACTCAGTTAGAAATTGAGAAACAACCTAAACATACTTTAACTCACGAAATTTACAATGCAGTATTGCCGAAAACGGCTTATGAAGTAATGGAAATTGAAAAAACAGAGAAAGTTCTAGAACGCTTAAAAGAAATTGCAACGATAAAGGGATTTTCTCCATCTTCCCTTACAAGTTATATACGTAATCCTATGCAGTTTTATTTTCAAAGAGTCTTACGTATTAATGAAGCTGATGAAGTAGAAGAAAGTATTGCAGTAAATACATTAGGAACAATTATTCATGAAGCATTAGAAGAGCTTTACGAGCCTTTTGTTGGTGTTTACTTATCAGAACATCATGTCGATGTGATGTTGTCTAAAATCGAAGAAGTAACATTAAGACAGTTTAAGCTAATTTATAAAGAAGGTGAAATTAAAAAAGGGAAAAATTTATTAGCATTTGAAGTGGCTAAACGAAATATTTATAATTTTTTAAATTCTGAGAAAAAAGCAATTCAAGATAAAGATGCAATAAAAGTAATATGTCTTGAAGCTCCTTTAGATGTTACGATTGAGCATGAAGATTTGCCTTATCCTGTGAAAATTGCAGGTAAAGTTGACCGAATTGAAGAGCGAAACGGAAGCATTCGAATTATAGATTATAAATCTGGAAAAGTAGAACAAAGAAATTTACGTATTAATGATTTTGATGGTTTAACAGCAAACCTTAAAAATGAAAAAGTAATTCAATTACTTTGTTATGCAATGATGTTTCAAAATAGCGAAATGTTCCAAAATCAAGATATTCAAGCCGGAATTATTTCGTTTAAAAACATGAAAGAAGGTTTCATGCCTTTTGGTTTAGGAAAAGGTAAAAATGCAATAACTGAAATCAATTTAGAAACTATTGAAGAATTTAAAATAGAATTAGTACATTTAATACTAGAAATTTTAAATAAAGAAATTCCGTTTAAAGAAACTTTATAA
- a CDS encoding OmpA family protein has translation MKHLNKLFIAALMFAGVTSQAQDSNNPWAVSFGANAVDTKISMSGNDKLVFKELLNAQDNWNMIPSVSSLTVSRYVGDNFSFGLTGSVNKISKMIDKVPMTSSTYVVSNPGDLSYYAIDGTIKYSFQDMLKSKWLDPSAHVGGGYTFFGDASAGTVNGGLGLTFWLTEHVGISLQSSLKYSFDDERTPDADVPTVMQHFAGLTFKFGGKDTDGDGVYDKDDACPETPGLKEFMGCPDTDGDKIADKDDSCPEVFGLAEFNGCPDTDGDGIVDNEDACPEVKGTKIMKGCPDADGDGVADKDDNCPEVKGPKANAGCPWPDTDGDGVADKDDQCPTVAGTVANNGCPEVSEEAINKLNSYAKTILFNSGKSSFQKQTMPVLQAITAILKEYPSANFMIEGHTDSQGSDSLNQKLSEDRAAAVKTYLVENGIDAARLTSAGFGESKPIDSNKTSKGRANNRRVEVKLVK, from the coding sequence ATGAAACATCTAAACAAATTATTTATTGCTGCTTTAATGTTTGCTGGAGTAACTTCGCAAGCACAAGACAGTAACAATCCATGGGCTGTATCTTTCGGAGCTAATGCGGTTGACACAAAAATAAGTATGTCAGGAAATGACAAACTTGTTTTTAAAGAGTTGTTAAACGCTCAAGACAATTGGAACATGATTCCTTCTGTATCTTCTTTAACGGTATCTAGATACGTTGGGGATAATTTTTCATTTGGTTTAACGGGTTCTGTTAACAAAATCAGTAAAATGATTGATAAAGTTCCTATGACATCAAGTACTTATGTGGTTTCAAACCCAGGAGATTTAAGTTATTATGCTATTGATGGTACAATTAAGTATAGTTTTCAAGACATGCTTAAATCTAAATGGTTAGACCCTTCTGCACATGTTGGTGGAGGTTATACTTTCTTTGGTGATGCTTCTGCAGGAACTGTAAATGGAGGTTTAGGTTTAACTTTTTGGTTAACTGAGCATGTTGGTATAAGTTTACAGTCATCTCTTAAGTATTCATTTGATGATGAAAGAACTCCAGACGCAGATGTACCTACAGTTATGCAACACTTTGCAGGTCTTACTTTCAAATTTGGTGGTAAAGATACTGATGGTGATGGTGTATATGATAAAGACGATGCATGTCCAGAAACTCCAGGTTTAAAAGAGTTTATGGGATGTCCTGATACTGATGGTGATAAAATCGCAGATAAAGATGATTCTTGTCCAGAAGTTTTTGGATTAGCTGAATTTAATGGATGTCCTGATACTGATGGAGACGGAATCGTTGATAACGAAGATGCTTGTCCAGAAGTAAAAGGTACTAAAATTATGAAAGGTTGTCCAGATGCTGACGGAGACGGAGTAGCTGATAAAGATGACAACTGTCCAGAAGTAAAAGGACCTAAAGCTAACGCTGGTTGTCCTTGGCCTGATACTGATGGAGATGGAGTAGCTGATAAAGATGACCAATGTCCAACAGTAGCTGGAACTGTAGCTAACAATGGATGTCCTGAGGTTTCTGAAGAAGCAATCAACAAATTAAATAGCTATGCTAAAACTATCTTGTTTAACTCTGGAAAATCTTCTTTCCAAAAACAAACAATGCCAGTTTTACAAGCAATTACTGCAATCTTAAAAGAATATCCAAGTGCTAACTTCATGATTGAAGGTCACACTGATAGTCAAGGTTCAGATTCATTAAATCAAAAATTATCTGAAGATAGAGCAGCTGCTGTTAAAACTTATTTAGTTGAAAACGGAATTGATGCTGCAAGATTAACTTCAGCTGGTTTTGGAGAGTCTAAACCAATTGATTCTAATAAAACTTCTAAAGGAAGAGCTAACAACAGAAGAGTTGAGGTGAAATTAGTAAAATAA
- the kbl gene encoding glycine C-acetyltransferase encodes MYGKIQQHLENELNAIRENGLFKKERIITTPQGAEIKVSTGETVLNFCANNYLGLSSHPEVVQAAKDALDSHGFGMSSVRFICGTQDIHKELEKKIADFYGTEDTILYAAAFDANGGVFEPLLGEEDCIISDSLNHASIIDGVRLCKAARYRYQNNDMADLETQLIAATEKGHRFKLIVTDGVFSMDGLVAPLDKICDLADKYDALVMVDECHAAGFIGATGKGTLEAKNVMGRVDIITGTLGKALGGAMGGYTTAKKEVIEILRQRSRPYLFSNSLAPSIVGASLKVFELLEKDTSLRDKLEWNTNYFKDGMKKAGFDIIDGDSAIVPVMLYDAKLAQKMSEELLQKGVYVIGFFFPVVPKEKARIRVQLSAAHTQNHLDKAINAFIEVGKNLKIIK; translated from the coding sequence ATGTACGGTAAAATACAACAACACTTAGAAAATGAATTAAACGCTATTCGTGAAAACGGATTGTTTAAAAAAGAACGAATCATAACTACACCTCAAGGAGCAGAAATTAAAGTTTCAACTGGAGAAACAGTTTTGAATTTTTGTGCAAACAATTATTTAGGACTTTCTTCTCATCCAGAAGTGGTTCAAGCTGCAAAAGACGCTTTAGATTCTCATGGATTCGGAATGTCGTCTGTTCGTTTCATTTGTGGAACTCAAGATATTCATAAAGAATTGGAAAAAAAAATAGCTGATTTTTATGGAACTGAAGACACTATTTTATATGCAGCTGCTTTTGATGCAAATGGTGGAGTTTTTGAACCTTTATTAGGTGAAGAAGATTGTATTATTTCTGATAGTTTAAATCACGCTTCAATTATAGACGGAGTTCGTTTATGTAAAGCGGCTCGTTATCGTTACCAAAATAATGATATGGCTGACTTAGAAACGCAACTTATTGCAGCAACTGAAAAAGGACATAGATTTAAGCTAATTGTTACTGATGGTGTATTTTCAATGGACGGTTTAGTTGCTCCATTAGATAAAATTTGTGATTTAGCAGATAAATACGATGCTTTAGTAATGGTTGACGAATGTCACGCTGCGGGTTTTATTGGCGCAACTGGAAAAGGAACTTTGGAAGCTAAAAACGTAATGGGTCGTGTAGATATCATTACGGGAACGCTTGGAAAAGCTCTTGGTGGAGCAATGGGAGGTTATACAACTGCTAAAAAAGAAGTCATCGAAATTTTGCGTCAGCGTTCACGCCCTTATTTGTTTTCAAACTCTTTAGCGCCATCAATTGTAGGGGCTTCTTTAAAGGTTTTTGAATTATTAGAAAAAGACACTTCGCTTCGAGATAAATTAGAATGGAATACTAATTATTTCAAAGATGGAATGAAAAAAGCGGGTTTCGATATTATTGATGGAGACTCTGCAATAGTACCTGTTATGCTTTATGATGCTAAATTGGCGCAAAAAATGTCGGAAGAATTACTTCAAAAAGGAGTTTATGTAATTGGTTTCTTTTTTCCAGTAGTTCCAAAAGAGAAAGCGAGAATTAGAGTTCAATTGTCTGCTGCACACACTCAAAACCATTTAGATAAAGCTATCAATGCTTTTATAGAAGTGGGTAAAAATCTAAAAATCATTAAATAA